One Phalacrocorax aristotelis chromosome Z, bGulAri2.1, whole genome shotgun sequence DNA window includes the following coding sequences:
- the EMB gene encoding embigin, translating into MPAARSGKRPGQLVLLCLCLSLSGGSPTDPAATTQDASQSQANSLTKTQAGLNESSSEPMITTQTVNWRSQGSPANNSTCGHNVSTPGPDLATPELKQGTKVSNVTFVEYEVLLPGVSGTSIEKNIPLDSASRIELSCRLDNKYSHLKSFQVTWKRGNETIRHINKTENSWSIQLMVLDSSKLGSYSCTLKGEEEISAVFHLQVPKIEAKDKPIVSYEGDAAVLICKSCGYTPIAWTWYMTNGSEQIVINDSLLADKYVINRMSANVTHLKILKLAKENDGVYWCEAAFELGKSKGKLELKVLSLMVPLKPFLAIVAEVGLLVTVVFLYEMYSKKKEKRAEDGREFDQVEQLKSEESNGLENSNARQRRI; encoded by the exons ATGCCTGCCGCCCGCTCCGGGAAGCGCCCGGGGCAGCTggtgctgctctgcctctgcctcaGCCTCTCGGGCGGGAGCCCCACAG atccagCTGCGACAACACAAGATGCCAGTCAGTCTCAGGCAAACTCTTTGACCAAGACCCAAGCTGGACTTAATGAGTCATCTTCTG AGCCCATGATAACTACGCAAACTGTCAACTGGCGAAGTCAGGGAAGCCCTGCAAATAATTCAACTTGTGGACATAATGTATCTACACCTG GTCCAGACCTTGCCACACCAGAGTTAAAGCAGGGAACCAAAGTGTCTAATGTCACTTTTGTGGAGTATGAAGTGCTTCTACCTG GTGTTTCTGGTACTTCcattgaaaaaaatatccctttggacagTGCATCCAGAATTGAACTTTCATGCAGATTGGACAATAAGTATTCACATTTGAAAAGTTTTCAAGTGACTTGGAAGAGGGGAAATGAAACAATCAGACACAtcaataaaactgaaaacagctgGAGCATCCA ATTGATGGTCTTGGATAGCAGTAAGCTGGGAAGTTACAGTTGTACTCTGAAAGGTGAAGAAGAAATCAGCGCTGTGTTTCATTTACAAg TGCCGAAAATTGAAGCAAAAGACAAACCCATTGTCAGTTATGAAGGAGATGCAGCTGTACTGATTTGTAAAAGTTGTGGCTATACTCCCATTGCTTGGACTTGGTACATGACCAATGGAAGCGAACAG attgtCATTAATGACTCTTTGCTGGCAGACAAGTATGTAATTAATAGAATGTCTGCCAATGTAACCCATCTGAAGATACTGAAGCTTGCCAAGGAAAATGATGGTGTATATTGGTGTGAAGCTGCTTTTGAACTAGGGAAAAGTAAAGGAAAGCTGGAGCTTAAAGTTCTATCCCTCATGGTGCCTCTCAAACCCTTTCTAGCAATTGTGGCTGAAGTTGGGCTTTTAGTaactgttgttttcctttatgAGATGTATTcgaaaaagaaagagaaacgTGCAG AAGATGGAAGAGAATTTGACCAAGTTGAGCAACT TAAATCAGAAGAAAGCAATGGTCTGGAAAACAGTAATGCTAGGCAGAGAAGAATTTAA